A window of Cupriavidus taiwanensis contains these coding sequences:
- a CDS encoding H-NS family nucleoid-associated regulatory protein, giving the protein AAPRPRYRNPKTGQTWSGRGRAPAWIGKKPERFLIDFLY; this is encoded by the coding sequence GGCCGCGCCCCGTCCGAGGTACCGCAACCCGAAGACGGGCCAGACCTGGTCGGGGCGCGGTAGGGCTCCCGCGTGGATTGGCAAAAAGCCCGAGCGTTTCCTAATCGATTTCTTGTACTGA